The following nucleotide sequence is from Corylus avellana chromosome ca7, CavTom2PMs-1.0.
GGGGCTAAGAAAATAGAGAAGGTTGTGGTAAtggtaataaaaaattacattgaCTTCACTGTCTGTGTCTGATTACAAACTTtaagagtaatattaaaaaacagagCACTTTTTTGGTTTCCTAACACAAGTTCCCTCACCAAGTGTGGGGGGAGAGAATTAAAGAAGGTCCCCAACAATTAGGTCATAAAATGGCAACAGATAACGAACGACACCGTTGTCCCATGTTCTTCGCCGTTGTCTTCTCTAGTAGTTCCACTACTTACTACCAAGCCTGACGCAGTTTTTCATCCTGAATCAAAgccaaaacaaagaaacaaagtaGTAAGTGTAACTAAGTTTTCAACTTAATTCTTCTTTGCTCCATGAGTGTTCACTCAATTTCTCTTCTACTTTTATCTATGAGAATCACAATATATATCTTGTCtaccattctctctctctacaagGTATAGAGAGGGCGCTCCATGCACATGTTCTGAAAATTTGGTTGGGGCCAAGTCCTATgagtgtgtttggcaaaagactTGTAAAAAGAGTACACTAAAATtatagtagatttgattgatgtgaaaaaataataataataagaataagaatgttttgtatgaaaaagtttttttttttaaaaaaaaaaaaaaagagaagttttGTTGAtacttttatttgaatagtatatatatatatatatatatatatatatatatatatatatatatatatgacttggTGTGTGCGCGTTTTAATGAAGATATATAAATGACAAAACCGGTGTTTTGAAATGTACCAAAATAGTTGAACATTTCACTTTGTACTTCGCAAAATAGGTTctttttattagattttctcAATAGTAAATCAATCGGTTAATGATTACATCTCATTAAGCAAAGGTTTTTAGTTAGAATCTTccacttctctttctctccccttGTGcaaatgtgtaatatatatatatgatgttgaCAAAACTAATGTTTTGAAACCTACCAAAAAAGTTGAACATTTCATTTCATAATTTGTAAAACGAGGTTTCTTTTATTAGATCTTCTCAAGAGTAGACTAATAGATTATATGAAGTGGAGATTactatttagaattttttacttCTGTTTCCCCCCCTTTAGttaatatatatccaaaagaTCGACCGTCTATCTAAGCCcaatctaaatatatatatatatataagattgaCCCCTATCTAAGCCCATTCTTTTTCCATTGGACGGCTAGGCTCAAGCCCAATTAATAGTTTCTCCATTTACAGAAAGAACCCATTTAGGTTTATTGCGACTCCTTTCGCCCTCCCTTCAGGATCAACGAAAGATATGCTTCTCTGGTGGAGATTGTTACTTCTGCCACCCCCAACTCGGTAAGACGCCTCCTCCTCTACCCTCTTCtttctttagatttatttttccGCAATAAGAAATAATCCCATTTCAATACCAAGTTATGTAACTCCAGCTTGATGCTACATGCTGCATTTCCCTCACTAATCTTGAAAAAGAAGATTGATTTATCGAATCTTGAGGACCCAGGTGTAATAGCTGGGCTGGGGAATGCCTGATAGAATACTTGTATAGTTGTTCTTTGTGCTGTTTGTATAGCTTTGTTGGTAAAcaggggattttttttttttacttctctGTAAAGGTTTGGGTTGTTGGGTGATTGTTTGTAACTGTTTTTAACAGCTTTGTTATgaaattttcattcattgaCAAAAAATCTTGAAGACCCGGGTAGggaattgaaaaaaacaaaggaaaacttTGGCTATGAGGTTTATCACTGCTTTAATGGCTGCGTACAGAAACTTTAGCACTAAAAGTATTGGGACAAACACAAAATGGGCTcaaaattggtatcagagtaagaaaaagaccaaaaagagGGAACCCAGAAAGCCTAGAACCAGAATCAAGTGGACTGACGAACAAATACAGATTATATCTGCCATTTCAAAGGGAAATTCTGTGTTCATCACGGGCTCGGGTGGGACTGGAAAAACATTGTTGGTCAAGCATATCATCAAAGTATTGAAAAAAATGTCACCCCCCATCTCGGGTCTTTGCCACAGCATCTACGGGCGTTGCGGCATGTGCTATTGGGGGACAAACACTGCACTCGTTTGCGGGGATTGGGTACCCCGTGGCGGATCGCCAAGCTTTGCTTGATAGGGTTCTCAATGATAGCAAGGCCTACACAAGGTGGAACAAAGTTGATGCATTGGTTATTGATGAGATTAGCATGGTTGATGCAGAGTTGTTTGAGAGTCTTGAATGGATTGCAAAAAAGATACGGGTTAAAGATGAGATGTGGGGTGGAATTCAGCTTGTTGTGTGTGGAGATTTCTTACAGCTACCGCCAATTCTTGATCCTCAGAATTCATCAGGGAAAGAGTTTGCATTTGAAGCTGATTGTTGGAATGCGAGTTTTGATATGCAATTTGAGCTTACCACGATTTTTAGGCAATCAGATCCTCGACTAGTCAAGTTGCTTCAGGGTATAAGGAGAGGGGAGTGTGATCCTCAAGAATTAAAACTTCTTGAGCAATCATCCTCGGATGATCCGTCTGATCCGTCTGCAATACAACTCTACCCGCTGAGAGAAGATGTGAATAGAGTGAATGAAATGAAGATGGAGAGCTTGTCTAAGACTGAGAAGGTTATTAAGTATTCAGCTTTTGATAATGGTGAAAACCCTTGGAAGAGTCAGCTCAAGCAGGGGATATCAGCTGATGAACTTTTCCTTTGTAAAGGCGCAAGGGTGATGTTGATCAAGAACTTGAATACTTGGCACAGACTGGTGAACGGCGCTACCGGTACCGTCATTGGATTTTGTACGTTTAAGGATAAGGAAGCTGACGTGGGAGACATATGTTCTCAAAATCTTCTTCCATTAGTCAAATTTGATTCAGGGAGGACAATGGTTATTGAACCAGAAACTTGGGTTGTCATGGTGGGAGATACAGTTGTTGCCGAGAGAAAACAGTTGCCCTTGTTATTGGCATGGGCTCTAAGTATTCACAAGTGCCAGGGCATGACTCTTGAGAAAGTTTCCACTGATCTGTCTAAAGCTTTTGGCTGTGGAATGGTCTATGTAGCACTTTCCCGAGTGACAAGATTGGAAGGTCTTCACTTGTCAGGTTTCACTCCCTCCAAGATTAAGGCTCACCCAAAGGTTTTGCACTTCTACAAAAGTTTTTCTAGTGAGCAAACTATGGAGGGTAAGGATGGAGTTGCCAATAAGATTGGAGGTGGCAGCGGAAACGTACTACTTTTTCCCAACACAAAAGGCCAAGGAGCAGCAAAATaccatttctctctttctgaATTCATTTCTTCacgccaaaaaagaaaatgataagttTCAGTATACTCttcttatatttcttttctagCAAAAGTTTAGCCAAGCTCTAGCATGTTGATAAATGATTTTGCTTTTGCTAGTTGAACAATTAAACCTCTAAGCCACCCTAACCAGACCTCAAATGTCAACTATGATTGTATCTTCACATCTACCCATCTGTTGCCAACTTTAACTTTCCCCCTTGGCCCCCTTTTCATTCCTTAATCACAAGCAAACTGGTAGAACTCGTGAGCATGTGTGATGTGTTAAAgatatgattttgtttttcaatgtaAGACGAAAGAATGCaagaaaatacccaaaaaaGTTCTTCACCCCCTCTATCCACTTTCACCAAATGTTAGAACAAATGTTGAAGTGCCACTGCCAGACGTTGCAAAATTGATCGGAAAACTCTCGGAGAGACCCATTtcaaactcaaataaaaaatgctcAAAGAAAGATTTAGAAAGGTGCACTTTCCCGGATTTATCTTAGATTTGCgcccttttttttaaatcatgtcAATGTCTTTCTCTacgaattta
It contains:
- the LOC132186935 gene encoding uncharacterized protein LOC132186935 codes for the protein MVDAELFESLEWIAKKIRVKDEMWGGIQLVVCGDFLQLPPILDPQNSSGKEFAFEADCWNASFDMQFELTTIFRQSDPRLVKLLQGIRRGECDPQELKLLEQSSSDDPSDPSAIQLYPLREDVNRVNEMKMESLSKTEKVIKYSAFDNGENPWKSQLKQGISADELFLCKGARVMLIKNLNTWHRLVNGATGTVIGFCTFKDKEADVGDICSQNLLPLVKFDSGRTMVIEPETWVVMVGDTVVAERKQLPLLLAWALSIHKCQGMTLEKVSTDLSKAFGCGMVYVALSRVTRLEGLHLSGFTPSKIKAHPKVLHFYKSFSSEQTMEGKDGVANKIGGGSGNVLLFPNTKGQGAAKYHFSLSEFISSRQKRK